One genomic segment of Pyruvatibacter mobilis includes these proteins:
- the rplT gene encoding 50S ribosomal protein L20, whose product MARVKRGVTTHARHRKVIKKAKGYYGARKNTFRTATQAVDKAGQYQYRDRKARKRTFRSLWIQRINAAVREHGLTYGRFINGLSVAGVEVDRKVLSDLAIREPEAFKALVDQAAAALKQAS is encoded by the coding sequence ATGGCACGTGTCAAACGGGGCGTTACCACTCACGCCCGTCACCGCAAAGTTATCAAGAAGGCCAAGGGCTATTACGGCGCCCGGAAGAACACCTTCCGCACCGCCACCCAGGCCGTGGACAAGGCTGGTCAGTACCAGTACCGCGACCGCAAGGCCCGCAAGCGGACCTTCCGCAGCCTTTGGATCCAGCGCATCAACGCCGCCGTGCGCGAGCACGGCCTGACCTATGGCCGATTTATCAACGGTCTCAGTGTCGCCGGCGTTGAGGTGGACCGCAAAGTCCTGTCCGACCTCGCGATCCGCGAACCTGAGGCCTTCAAGGCTCTGGTCGATCAGGCGGCCGCCGCGCTGAAGCAAGCCTCTTAA